TGTTCTCGTAGATGACGAGCCGGAGCCTCGCCCCGGCGATCTCGGCGTGCACCGGGGCGACGTGCGGGCGGCCCCCGGCGCCGACCGTCGCCATCGCGACCAGGCGGACGCTCTTCCAGAACTCGACGAATTCGGCCGCCGACATCTGCCGCTCCGGGTAGGCGACCGAGTCCGCCACCGCCGGCGACGCGGTCCGCGTGCTCCGGTCGATGATCGCCTGGAGCGCGGGCAGGTCGGGCTCGGTCACGCCTCGCCCCCGAAGCCGGGCTCGCCGGCGTCGACCGGGAGCCGCGGCGGCCGCATGCCGTCCACCAGGAGCGGCGCGATGTCGTTCGTCGCGTCGGGGCAGAGGAGCGCGGCGAGCGTCCGGAGCTGCGCGCGCCCGATCCCGACCTCGAACATCCCGCCG
This region of Deltaproteobacteria bacterium genomic DNA includes:
- a CDS encoding pyridoxamine 5'-phosphate oxidase family protein; translated protein: MTEPDLPALQAIIDRSTRTASPAVADSVAYPERQMSAAEFVEFWKSVRLVAMATVGAGGRPHVAPVHAEIAGARLRLVIYENTVRRLDIAKNPRVAFTTWRPDGAAAIVYGRAREVPGSEREARPGRSGRPRRVVEVEVAVTRIYAMRPPA